The genomic stretch AAAGGAGATGGCTTgaattgctgaaggactatgatgtggatattttgtaccatccgggcaaAGCGAATGTGGTAGCTGATGCATTGAGTCGCAAATCCATGGGCAGCTTGAAGCATGTAGAAGTTGGGAAATTAGAAATGACTAAGGAGATATATCGATTGGCTAACTGAGTGTGCGACTACATGATACAGGTGACCAGGGTGTAGTAGTCTAAAATATTGTTGGGTCATCACTGGTAGCTGAGGTAGAAATGCGTCAATTTGAGGATCCGGAGCTAGTCAAGATTAAAGAGAGCATCCCTTTTCAAAAGAAGCAGTTGTTCGAGCAATCTGATAATGGAATTCTAAAATATAAAGGCCGAtggtgtgtacctaatgttggggAGCTTCGTAAGCAAATTATGACAGAGATGCACCAGTCTCGGTACTCAGTTCATCCTGGTTCAaccaaaatgtatcatgatcttcgtCAGCTATACTGGTGGAACgacatgaagaaagatatagccaCATTTGTGGCTCAGTGTCccaattgccagcaggttaaagCTGAACACCAGAAACCTAGAGGGCTACTTCAAAATATTGAGATTCCAGCTTGGAAATGGGAatcgattaatatggatttcattaCAGGATTGCCCAATTCTCGCCGTAAGTTCAATTctatttgggtcattgtggataggctgacgaaATCAGCTCACTTTCTCCCAGTTAGGACCACCTATTCAGCTGAAGACTATGCGAtcttgtatatcaaggaaatagttcgGCTACATGGAGTTCCATTTTCTATTATATCTGACAGAGGTGTCCAATTTACAGCTAATTTCTGGAGGTCTTTTCAAGAAGGTTTGGGTACTCTTGTTAAGCTTAGTATAGCATTTTATCCGTAGACCGACGGACAAGCCGAACACACTATTCAGACACTCGAAgatatgttgcgagcttgtgtCTTAGACTTCAAGGGAAGTTGGGAAGATCATTTACCGCTTATTGCGTTTGCCTAATAGTTATCACGCCGATATTCAGATGGCACCTTATGAGGCACTATATGGGAGGAAATGCAGATCTACTATTGGCTGGTTTGATGTTGGCGAGACAAAGTTGCTAGGACCCGACTTGGTACAGCAAGCTgtagaaaaggtaaagttgatccaggaaAGGTTGCGTACAGCTCAAAGTCGACAAAAATCATATTCAGATAACCGATGTCGAGACTTGGAATTTGCTGTGGGAGACTGGGTATTCTTgaaagtgtcgcctatgaagggtgtaatgagatttggCAAGAAGGGAAAACTCAGCCCTAGATATGTCGGGCCATATCAGATTGTTCCGAGAATTGGGCGAGTAGCCTACAAACTTGACCTCCCACCGAAATTAGAAACAATCCATCCGGTATTTCACATTTCCATGCTTCGAAAATTCTTAGGTGATCCTTCTTGCATCAGCCCTATTGAGGATATTGAAGTTTCTGAGAACTTGTCATATGAAGAAATACCTGTTGCCATTCTTGACCGTCAAATACGTAAGCTACAGACTAAAGAGGTAGCCTCagtaaaagtactttggaggagcaATAATGTAGAGGAAATGACATGGGAGGTCGAGGAGGACATGAAGTCCAGATACCCTCATTTATTTGAGTCTTCATGTGATATGCTTGAGACaaatatggcaggtgttgcacagATATCAACCAGTGACAACTGAGGTAATTAAGTTACGGCTAACcttcttattatcattattgcATAAGTAAATGGTCGTGCGA from Nicotiana sylvestris chromosome 12, ASM39365v2, whole genome shotgun sequence encodes the following:
- the LOC138883400 gene encoding uncharacterized protein yields the protein MAPYEALYGRKCRSTIGWFDVGETKLLGPDLVQQAVEKVKLIQERLRTAQSRQKSYSDNRCRDLEFAVGDWVFLKVSPMKGVMRFGKKGKLSPRYVGPYQIVPRIGRVAYKLDLPPKLETIHPVFHISMLRKFLGDPSCISPIEDIEVSENLSYEEIPVAILDRQIRKLQTKEVASVKVLWRSNNVEEMTWEVEEDMKSRYPHLFESSCDMLETNMAGVAQISTSDN